The region CCTCGGCGACGCCGCACGTGGCCGCGCTCGCGCTGCTCGGCCTGCAGCATCAACGCCAGCTGACCAACGCGACCGTCCCGGTGTTGCCGGCCAATCCGACCGAGCAGCAGCGCGCTGCCCACGCCCTGGCGCTGCGCCAGCGCAACGTGTCGCTGGCCGGATCGGTCCAGGACTCGCTGACTTATGTGGCCGGTACCGGCGGCAACGACCTGGGCGTCGCCGGCTTCGACAGCAGCTACGGCACCGGCCGGCTGAAGTTCCACGCGCAGTCGCAGGCCTGCTTCCTGTCGGCGCTGTACGACCCGGCCTACCGCGGTCTGCTGCCGGCGCAGGCCAACCCGTTGCCGGCAGGCCAGAAGAGCTACGACGTGTTGCACGGCGAGAACGACACCGCCTGCTCCGACGCCGTCGCGCAGTAAGGCGGCAACGCGGCGCGGTAAACAGGTCATGGACCCGCGTCGTGTCCGCGCGGCGCGGGTCCGTCACCGAGCCGGCCTTGGCGTCGGCTTCGCAGGGGCCCATGGCCACGATGCCCGCCGACACGGCGGGCATCGCCTTGCGTGGCGGCCGGTGTTCGATCCGCCACTGCTTAAGCTTGGATGCCGGGCGCGCTCAGCCTCGGCGGCGCGGCTTCATTGCATCGCCCGCTGCAGGCGGGCGACGACTTCGCGCAACTGCGGCAGCAGTTCCGGCGCATCGAGAATCTCGAATTCCACGCCGGTCATGGCCAGCAGCGCGACCGCCTGGTCGACCGAGTCGGCGCCGACGTGCAGCAGGCAGTAATGATCGTCGACGGCCTCGAGCACGCCGCACCAGCTGGGGATGCGGGTCGCGAGCGCTTCGGCCGAGCCTTGCAGGCGCGCGCGCAGGCGATGCAACTGCGAGGGTTGCCGGATCGAGCGCTCGACATAGGTGGCGACGTCCTCGGGCAGGGTGCGCGGCACGAAACTCGGCCCCGGCGTCTGCACCTGGGCGATGCGGTCGATGCGGAAGGTGCGCCAGTCTTCGCGCTGGCGATCCCAGGCGACCAGGTACCAGCGCTGCCCGGTATGCGCCATGCGCAGCGGCTCGACGTTGCGAGTGCTCGGCTTGCCGGTGCGGTCGCGATAGCCGAGCTTGAGCAGCAGATGATCGCGGCAGGCGGTGGCCAGGTGAGTCAGGGTGTCGACGTCGGGCGTGGCGTTGTTGTGGCTGAGCGACACGGTCACCGAGTACAGCGCGCTGACCCGGCGGCGCAGGCGCGCCGGCATCAGTTGGTCGAGCTTGCTGAGCAGGCCGAGCGCGGTGTCCTCCATGCGCGACACGCTGCCGGTGGCGCTGCGCAGGGCCACGGCGACCGCGACCGCCTCGTCGTCGTCGAGCAACAGCGGCGGCAGCGAGGTGCCGGCGGACAATTGGTAGCCGCCGCCGACGCCGACCGAGGCCTGGATCGGGTAGCCCAATTCGCGCAGGCGTTCGACGTCGCGGCGGACCGTGCGCGCCTCCACTTCGAGGCGTTCGCACAGTTCCGCGCCGGTCCAGTGGCGCCGCTGCTGCAACAACGACAGCAGGCGCAGCAATCGGGTCGAGGTCTTGAGCATGGGCCCAGTCTAGCGACTATTTAGGACATATCCTGTCCGCTATTAGTCGTATCCTGAGCCTGTCCCGCGGTACGCCCGCCCTTCGACCAGGAATGCCCCTCATGACCGTCCAGACCTACCAGTTGAGCTGCCACTGCGGCGCCGTGCGCTGCGAAGCCGACGTCGACCTGGCCGAAGGCAGCGGACGCTGCAATTGTTCGATCTGCGCCAAGTTGCGCAAGTGGGGCGCGGTGATCCGGCCGAGCGCGTTCCGCCTGCTGTCGGGCGAGGACGCCCTCAATAATTATCAGTTCGGCGGTTTGGTCGCCCATCATCAATTCTGCAAGCACTGCGGCGTGCACGTGTTCGGCAAGGGCTATGTCGAGGAGATCGGCGGCGACTATTACTCGGTCAACGTGGCCTGCATCGACAACATCGAACACGCCGAGCTCGCCGAGGTGCCGGTGACCTATTTCGACGGCCGCCACAACAACTGGTTCGAAGTGCCGGCGGTAACGCGCCACCTTTGAGCCGATGGCTGCGACCGCTGCGGCG is a window of Lysobacter antibioticus DNA encoding:
- a CDS encoding helix-turn-helix transcriptional regulator produces the protein MLKTSTRLLRLLSLLQQRRHWTGAELCERLEVEARTVRRDVERLRELGYPIQASVGVGGGYQLSAGTSLPPLLLDDDEAVAVAVALRSATGSVSRMEDTALGLLSKLDQLMPARLRRRVSALYSVTVSLSHNNATPDVDTLTHLATACRDHLLLKLGYRDRTGKPSTRNVEPLRMAHTGQRWYLVAWDRQREDWRTFRIDRIAQVQTPGPSFVPRTLPEDVATYVERSIRQPSQLHRLRARLQGSAEALATRIPSWCGVLEAVDDHYCLLHVGADSVDQAVALLAMTGVEFEILDAPELLPQLREVVARLQRAMQ
- a CDS encoding GFA family protein, which produces MTVQTYQLSCHCGAVRCEADVDLAEGSGRCNCSICAKLRKWGAVIRPSAFRLLSGEDALNNYQFGGLVAHHQFCKHCGVHVFGKGYVEEIGGDYYSVNVACIDNIEHAELAEVPVTYFDGRHNNWFEVPAVTRHL